The following coding sequences lie in one Pseudomonas syringae CC1557 genomic window:
- the tolR gene encoding protein TolR: MLVKPQRKHGPKAEMNVVPYIDVMLVLLVIFMVTAPMLTQGVKLDLPKVASEALASDTRQRIVTLSVKAQGGYYWNLGDTVDTQSQTDQAASLEDMQGRIAQIVAERQDTQVFIRADDKADYGRVVAAMAALQRSGVTQLGLVTEAPQ; the protein is encoded by the coding sequence ATGCTGGTCAAACCGCAACGCAAACATGGCCCGAAAGCCGAAATGAACGTCGTGCCGTACATCGACGTGATGCTGGTACTGCTGGTGATTTTCATGGTGACCGCGCCGATGCTGACCCAGGGCGTGAAGCTCGACCTGCCGAAAGTCGCCAGCGAAGCGCTTGCCAGCGATACGCGGCAGCGCATCGTGACCCTGTCGGTCAAGGCGCAAGGCGGCTACTACTGGAACCTGGGCGATACCGTTGATACGCAGTCGCAGACCGATCAGGCTGCCAGCCTTGAAGACATGCAGGGGCGCATCGCGCAAATCGTGGCCGAGCGCCAGGACACTCAAGTGTTCATTCGTGCCGATGACAAGGCTGACTATGGCCGCGTGGTCGCAGCCATGGCGGCGCTGCAACGCAGTGGCGTGACGCAATTGGGGCTGGTGACCGAGGCACCTCAATGA
- the tolQ gene encoding protein TolQ: MHATLEHMTVWGLISDASLLVKAVMLILLLASLVSWFLIIQRSLALRHYERSLDAFQQRFRSETELAPLYAESRSAPGGTEGIKQVFNAGYAEYVQLKQRPGIEPDVVLSGVERSLQVAISEQELQLEKGLQFLATVGSVSPYIGLFGTVWGIMNSFIGLSQVQQATLSTVAPGIAEALIATAIGLFAAIPAVIAYNRFAARGQTLTARYYAFGNELQVRLNRTLQGLTRNMAAAA; this comes from the coding sequence ATGCACGCCACCCTCGAACACATGACCGTCTGGGGCCTGATCAGCGATGCCAGCCTGCTGGTCAAGGCCGTGATGCTGATTCTGCTACTCGCATCGCTGGTCAGCTGGTTTCTGATCATCCAGCGCAGCCTGGCCCTGCGTCACTACGAGCGCTCGCTGGATGCCTTTCAGCAGCGTTTTCGCAGTGAAACCGAACTGGCTCCGTTGTATGCCGAGAGCCGTTCGGCTCCAGGGGGTACTGAAGGCATCAAGCAGGTCTTCAACGCCGGTTACGCCGAATACGTGCAGCTCAAACAGCGTCCGGGCATCGAGCCTGACGTGGTGCTGTCAGGTGTCGAGCGCTCGCTGCAAGTCGCGATCAGCGAGCAGGAGTTGCAGTTGGAAAAAGGCCTGCAATTTCTTGCCACGGTCGGCTCGGTCAGCCCATATATAGGCCTGTTCGGCACGGTCTGGGGGATCATGAATTCCTTCATCGGCCTGTCGCAGGTGCAGCAGGCCACGCTGTCGACAGTTGCGCCAGGCATTGCCGAGGCCTTGATCGCCACCGCCATTGGCCTGTTTGCCGCCATTCCGGCGGTCATTGCCTACAACCGCTTTGCGGCGCGCGGCCAGACCCTGACCGCCCGTTACTATGCCTTTGGCAACGAATTGCAGGTGCGCCTGAACCGCACGCTGCAAGGCCTGACACGCAACATGGCCGCTGCGGCCTGA
- a CDS encoding phytase, producing the protein MMISLSPKPAGLMLLLSLAAGVVQAAPPTDLNLTRWAEKAAFKAQSVAFLPGSDGARRLAASVKGGLLLLDDQGRELASMPGSFQGLDSRLTGSSVLVATLDNGRQQAMLTQLDQATTQWTKPLYLPARDYSVAGLCLYRDDASNLFVFLVGEEGKGEQWLVGAADRLNDTPRLVRNLPLPPNAEFCQADDAAHRLFVNEQNIGWWAYPAHPEADVARQPVALREPFGELKQAAGAMAVVPGGLLALDPKGKSLHLYQQQGQSESWTQVADLSLMNLKKPEGLSARGDKVGLQLLVNDNDGERLYQGELSWAPQPVATAAPLPSVMPLSQSQPVGRQGDAADDPAIWINPQNPALSRVLGTNKKQGLLTYDLSGKQLQELPVGRLNNVDVRPGFMLGKRKVDLAVASNRDRNSLSLFSIDRSSGVVREAGEIPTPLAEIYGVCLFKPASGELYAFANGKDGSFLQYRLSAADGKAHGELVRRFKVETQPEGCVADDQRQRLFLGEEDVGVWEVDARADQPATLSSVIKVGEAVHADVEGLALYQSDSHDYLVISSQGNDSYVVVDAEPPYALRGAFRVGLNAQAGIDGTSETDGIEVTSMNLGGAWSKGMLVVQDGRKRMPEQAQNFKFVPWAEVVKTLSLP; encoded by the coding sequence ATGATGATTTCGTTATCACCCAAACCGGCTGGTCTGATGCTGTTGCTGAGTCTTGCGGCCGGAGTTGTGCAGGCCGCTCCTCCGACCGACCTGAACCTGACACGCTGGGCCGAAAAGGCAGCGTTCAAGGCGCAGTCTGTGGCCTTTTTACCAGGCAGTGACGGTGCTCGACGTCTGGCAGCGAGCGTCAAGGGCGGGCTGTTGTTGCTGGACGATCAGGGCCGCGAACTGGCAAGCATGCCGGGTTCCTTTCAGGGGCTCGACAGTCGCCTGACAGGCTCCAGTGTGCTGGTTGCGACGCTGGACAACGGCCGCCAACAGGCAATGCTGACTCAGCTAGACCAGGCGACAACGCAGTGGACGAAGCCGCTGTACTTGCCCGCCCGTGATTATTCTGTGGCCGGGCTGTGCCTGTACCGCGATGACGCCAGCAACCTTTTCGTGTTTCTGGTCGGCGAAGAGGGCAAGGGCGAGCAGTGGCTGGTGGGCGCGGCTGACCGCTTGAATGACACGCCGCGTCTGGTGCGCAATCTGCCGCTGCCGCCGAACGCTGAGTTCTGTCAGGCAGACGACGCTGCCCACCGCCTGTTCGTCAATGAACAGAACATCGGCTGGTGGGCCTACCCGGCGCATCCAGAAGCGGACGTCGCTCGTCAGCCGGTGGCTCTGCGCGAGCCGTTTGGCGAGCTGAAACAGGCGGCGGGTGCCATGGCTGTGGTCCCCGGTGGGTTGCTGGCGCTCGACCCGAAAGGCAAGTCCTTGCATCTTTATCAGCAGCAGGGGCAGTCAGAGAGCTGGACGCAGGTGGCCGATCTGTCGCTGATGAACCTGAAAAAGCCCGAAGGCCTGTCTGCGCGTGGAGACAAGGTCGGTTTGCAGCTGCTGGTCAACGACAACGACGGCGAGCGCCTTTATCAGGGTGAGTTGAGCTGGGCGCCACAACCGGTGGCTACTGCTGCGCCGTTACCCAGTGTCATGCCGCTCAGCCAGAGCCAGCCGGTCGGGCGGCAGGGCGATGCCGCCGATGATCCGGCGATCTGGATCAACCCGCAAAACCCGGCCCTGAGCCGAGTGCTGGGCACCAACAAGAAACAGGGCCTGCTGACCTACGACCTCAGCGGCAAACAGTTGCAGGAACTGCCGGTCGGGCGCTTGAACAACGTCGATGTGCGCCCCGGCTTCATGCTTGGCAAGCGCAAGGTCGATCTGGCGGTGGCCAGCAACCGTGACCGCAACAGCCTGAGCCTGTTCAGCATCGACCGCAGCAGTGGCGTGGTCCGCGAAGCGGGCGAGATCCCTACGCCACTGGCAGAAATCTACGGTGTCTGCCTGTTCAAGCCGGCCAGCGGCGAGCTGTATGCCTTCGCCAACGGTAAAGACGGCAGCTTTCTGCAATACCGCCTCAGCGCAGCGGATGGCAAGGCACACGGCGAGCTGGTGCGGCGTTTCAAGGTCGAGACCCAGCCCGAAGGCTGTGTCGCCGACGACCAGCGTCAACGGCTGTTTCTCGGTGAAGAGGACGTCGGTGTCTGGGAAGTCGATGCGCGCGCCGATCAGCCCGCGACGTTGTCCAGCGTGATCAAGGTCGGCGAGGCGGTGCATGCCGACGTCGAGGGTCTGGCGCTGTATCAGAGTGACAGCCACGACTATCTGGTGATCTCCAGTCAGGGCAACGACAGCTACGTGGTGGTCGATGCCGAGCCTCCCTACGCGCTGCGTGGCGCTTTTCGGGTCGGCCTGAATGCACAGGCCGGGATTGACGGCACGTCTGAAACCGATGGCATCGAGGTGACTTCCATGAACCTGGGCGGCGCTTGGAGCAAGGGCATGCTAGTGGTTCAGGACGGGCGCAAGCGCATGCCCGAACAGGCACAGAATTTCAAATTCGTGCCATGGGCCGAGGTCGTGAAAACCCTCTCGCTGCCGTAA
- a CDS encoding energy transducer TonB, translating to MNSMALSYEPSRGESVNWLWFRSNGLAAAVALALHGALLGGLMLGWSVREKPPEPPRTLTTQLLILPPAPTPVAAAPAAVIEPAQIPPPVPVAAPLPVAKPIETPKPQVEPQRQLEQAALARKRVDEQKREREIEQRQSAQRVLEAQQQQRLADQQRQQVQAEQQRQAEQARQSAERARQSQVAQQAQQQAAADSSQYQPLSKEAPDYPERALDKGIEGDCTVVYDVSPQGKVVNPQVQGSCHPLFIRPSLAAAETFRYQPKIVEGRAVTVSGVKNTFHYRIK from the coding sequence ATGAACAGCATGGCCCTCAGCTATGAACCATCTCGCGGCGAATCGGTGAACTGGCTCTGGTTCCGCAGCAATGGCCTGGCGGCGGCTGTCGCGCTGGCGTTGCACGGGGCGCTGCTCGGTGGGTTGATGCTGGGCTGGAGTGTGCGTGAAAAACCGCCTGAGCCACCTCGAACGTTGACCACCCAGCTACTGATTCTGCCGCCCGCACCCACACCAGTGGCCGCAGCACCGGCAGCGGTTATCGAGCCTGCCCAGATTCCGCCGCCGGTTCCCGTCGCCGCGCCGCTGCCGGTCGCAAAACCCATCGAAACCCCGAAGCCACAGGTCGAACCGCAGCGTCAACTGGAACAGGCTGCCCTGGCGCGCAAGCGGGTGGATGAGCAGAAGCGTGAGCGCGAAATTGAACAGCGTCAAAGTGCGCAACGGGTTCTTGAAGCGCAACAGCAGCAACGCCTTGCTGATCAGCAGCGCCAGCAGGTTCAGGCCGAGCAACAACGTCAGGCCGAACAGGCGCGCCAGTCCGCTGAGCGTGCCCGTCAGTCGCAAGTTGCGCAGCAGGCACAACAGCAAGCTGCCGCCGACAGCAGTCAATATCAACCGTTGAGCAAAGAAGCCCCGGACTACCCGGAACGGGCACTGGATAAAGGCATCGAGGGGGACTGCACGGTGGTGTACGACGTGTCACCGCAGGGCAAGGTGGTCAACCCACAGGTACAGGGCAGTTGCCACCCGCTGTTCATACGTCCGTCACTGGCGGCAGCGGAAACCTTTCGCTATCAGCCGAAGATCGTCGAGGGCAGGGCGGTGACCGTTTCAGGGGTGAAGAATACGTTTCACTACCGGATCAAGTAG